The following are encoded in a window of Vespula vulgaris chromosome 8, iyVesVulg1.1, whole genome shotgun sequence genomic DNA:
- the LOC127065654 gene encoding STE20-like serine/threonine-protein kinase isoform X5: protein MLLKRNLLTKKLRRPKKQKNTENSISVLEQRTSQLPLELEQLGDDSASMRSDGDVKVAEKENLTPLPVSTKKEDSHKREMNRDGEKEDRNKKLRKTESKENMHALNEKKQAPKPPATAENNERRISRDKGPAPPPPSVRQDNKNDEKENCADLANKSSAMESLGQNKVKDDKQQDRNLLSSQSVGVDMEQQKPNTKDQIKIGPSNKNDELDNVDKTNITETVDKALFALSKSKSIEGKQKLTDNVNILTKKSSLDENRKSAPIKPSSSDEWVKPMYNKQSSLEEKNRFQSEASMEEQRKHEKYLIEDNLKNLEQKRKSVEDKLNAVLEKRISMDTQKRISTTSIETLKHASDITSVTLSEKNSMKASSTENIKTDYGLNKVENILTSHSEGSSRNDSLENFSDDFEGKHQRSKWLNKEHRLKGDNKEDKNYERQSSAVNVSVITSTPIRSRSTSRRSSADNIVVITGKSQNEQEVRSNRSTVRITADSPDPSNSLASNVSQVTVVTTHPPVLVDATATTPLLRRSSPTSEVVIVANETNKTQVNENSTDEDGFPSLDSLEYTPQEQPIILMDTSKRVGKKLDESEVIIVSPIVDELQDTSHVSVVTVGDDGERVKDSSISNKHNVVRTGSSHSNLSSIEQISSKSDSGDEISKTSMAVAGATTEIMDLNDVERNSKKMNGLIKSERSIGHRIEDRVVTSTKQKDDYVKSSKEKRVSPDSFEGSRSQSDSGSTRSHTPSKSIDRSDAESISTTISQDSRGSNKENHLSHVQSTEGEEEVVLRRKSDYNRDVSRTPRTKEDIQMMNLKKKTRKRTRKFEIDGVVVTTTTSKVIYGDDENGKVYDDQIFRKQELRELKMLQKMEQKQFQDLSQKSQFNKDQQEKRFEQERQLLERGAEGDLETLARQQRQQIERAEAQQEADLRLASKKIRSEQERELKQFREGLKQELRLLKQEVDLMPKEKRKGAFKVRKEKLEAEHEEREKLFLEKLNESHEMSLRRLSDSHREKIALMERQFLQQKQQLMRAREAAIWELEERQIHERQQLLKRQLKDIFFLQRHQMLIRHEKELEQMKRMNQRKEDELIKRQTVERRNLPKRIRNEMKAREMMFRESMRISMSSAIASDPEAEREKLKKFQENEKKRYRAEQQRFELKHSRQLEEVRAQSDATIKELEQLQNEKRKMLMEHETLKLKEQEEAYGKELREWKAQLKPRKQKIEAVLAAEMEALEARYRDYLPSGLSGFSLPSFDYSDISLPNTLQKSSRLPRSTPNSPSPFTIPRVSLRLTGSDTTSTNGTLVRSRSKPDLMPSCLSRR, encoded by the exons ATGTTGTTGAAGAGGAACTTGTTGACGAAGAAGCTGAG AAGAccaaaaaagcaaaaaaacaCAGAGAACAGTATCAGCGTATTG gaGCAGCGTACATCTCAGCTTCCTTTGGAATTGGAACAACTCGGAGATGACTCTGCATCTATGCGCAGTGATGGTGATGTTAAAG TTgctgagaaagaaaatcttactCCGTTACCTGTATCCACGAAAAAAGAGGATAGTCATAAACGGGAGATGAATAGAGATggcgagaaagaagatagaaataagaaattgcGTAAAACTgaatctaaagaaaatatgcacgcattaaacgagaaaaagcag GCACCAAAACCTCCAGCTACAGCTGAAAATAACGAGCGTAGGATATCTAGAGATAAAGGTCCTGCGCCTCCACCTCCGTCGGTTCGCCAAGACaacaaaaatgatgaaaaagagaattgtGCCGATCTGGCAAACAAATCTAGTGCCATGGAATCGTTAGGTCAAAATAAAGTTAAGGATGATAAACAACAAGAtcgtaatttattatcatcgcAATCGGTAGGAGTAGACATGGAACAGCAAAAACCAAATACTAAAGATCAGATAAAGATAGGACCCTCAAATAAGAACGATGAGTTAGACAACGTAGATAAAACTAATATAACAGAAACTGTTGATAAAGCGCTATTTGCCTTGAGTAAATCTAAAAGTAtcgaaggaaaacaaaaattaacggataatgtaaatatattaaccAAAAAATCAAGTTTGGATGAAAACCGAAAGTCAGCTCCTATCAAGCCAAGTTCGTCGGATGAATGGGTAAAGCCAATGTATAACAAACAATCTTCACTCGAAGAGAAGAATag GTTCCAATCAGAAGCTTCGATGGAGGAACAACGCaaacatgaaaaatatttaattgaagATAATCTGAAAAATTTGGAACAAAAACGAAAGTCTGTAGAAGATAAATTGAATGCGGTCTTAGAAAAACGTATTTCTATGGATACGCAAAAAAGGATAAGTACTACGTCCATTGAAACATTAAAGCATGCGTCTGATATAACGAGCGTTACGTTGtcagaaaaaaatagtatGAAAGCAAGCTCTACGGAGAATATTAAGACAGATTATGGTCTGAATAAagtcgaaaatattttgacCAGTCATAGCGAAGGTTCTTCTAGAAATGATTCtttagaaaacttttctgACGATTTTGAAGGTAAACATCAGAGAAGCAAATGGTTAAATAAGGAACACAGATTAAAAGGAGATAATAAAGaggataaaaattatgaacGTCAAAGTTCTGCCGTTAATGTATCTGTAATAACTTCGACACCCATCAGAAGCAGAAGTACATCTCGAAGGAGTAGTGCAGATAACATAGTTGTTATTACTG GTAAATCTCAAAACGAACAAGAGGTACGTTCCAATAGATCAACCGTTCGCATTACAGCTGATTCTCCAGATCCATCTAACAGTCTTGCAAGTAACGTGAGTCAAGTTACCGTTGTCACTACACATCCTCCAGTGTTAGTAGACGCAACAGCTACAACTCCTTTACTACGACGTTCTTCTCCTACCTCGGAGGTAGTTATCGTTGCaaacgaaacaaataaaactcAAGTTAACGAAAATTCGACCGACGAGGACGGTTTCCCTAGTCTGGATAGTTTGGAATATACTCCACAGGAACAACCTATTATTCTTATGGATACTTCCAAACGTGTTGGTAAAAAGTTAGACGAGTCTGAAGTTATTATCGTCAGTCCTATTGTTGACGAATTACAAGATACTAGTCATGTCTCTGTTGTTACCGTTGGCGACGATGGAGAACGAGTAAAAGATTCATCGATAAGTAATAAACATAACGTCGTTAGAACTGGTTCTTCGCACAGCAATTTAAGTTCGATCGAACAGATAAGTTCGAAGAGCGATAGTGGCGATGAAATTAGCAAGACGTCAATGGCAGTTGCAGGAGCTACTACCGAAATTATGGATCTCAATGACGTTgaaagaaattcaaagaaGATGAATGGTTTAATCAAAAGTGAAAGGTCCATTGGTCATCGTATTGAAGACAGAGTCGTAACATcgacgaaacaaaaagatgaTTATGTAAAAagttcgaaagagaaacgtgtCTCACCGGATAGTTTTGAAGGGTCAAGGTCACAGAGTGATTCAGGATCAACCAGATCGCATACACCTAGTAAGAGTATTGATCGTTCCGACGCCGAATCGATTTCTACGACGATAAGTCAAGATAGTCGAGgttcgaataaagaaaatcatttatctCACGTTCAGTCTACAGAAGGTGAGGAGGAAGTTGTCCTACGTCGAAAATCTGATTATAATCGGGATGTATCGCGAACACCTAGAACGAAGGAAGACATACAAATGATgaatttgaagaagaaaacgaggaaACGTACTAGGAAATTCGAAATCGATGGTGTTGTTgttacaacaacaacatcgaAGGTTATATATGGTGATGATGAAAATGGTAAGGTCTATGACGATCAAATATTCCGGAAACAAGAATTACGTGAATTAAAGATGTTACAAAAGATGGAACAAAAACAGTTTCAAGATCTATCACAAAAATCGCAATTTAACAAAGATCAACAAGAGAAACGATTTGAACAGGAAAGACAATTGTTGGAACGTGGTGCTGAAGGAGATTTAGAAACGCTTGCTAGACAACAAAGACAACAAATTGAACGTGCAGAAGCTCAACAAGAAGCCGATCTTAGATTGGCATCGAAAAAGATTCGTAGCGAACAAGAGAGGGAATTGAAACAATTCCGTGAAGGTTTGAAACAGGAATTGCGATTACTCAAACAGGAGGTTGATTTAATgcctaaagaaaaaagaaagggagctTTTAAGGTAAGGAAGGAAAAGCTTGAGGCTGAAcacgaggaaagagaaaagctttTCTTGGAAAAACTTAATGAAAGTCATGAAATGTCATTACGAAGATTATCGGATAGTCATCGTGAAAAAATTGCTTTAATGGAGAGACAATTTCTACAACAGAAGCAGCAATTGATGAGAGCTCGAGAAGCAGCTATTTGGGAACTAGAAGAACGACAGATACACGAAAGACAACAATTGTTGAAGAGACAACTCAAggatattttcttcttgcaGCGACATCAGATGCTGATTAGACATGAAAAGGAATTAgaacaaatgaaaagaatgaatcagagaaaggaagatgaatTGATAAAACGTCAAACGGTAGAGCGTAGAAACTTGCCTAAAAGGattcgaaacgaaatgaaagcgCGTGAGATGATGTTTAGGGAGTCCATGAGAATTTCAATGTCTTCCGCGATTGCGTCGGATCCTGAagctgaaagagaaaaattgaagaagtttcaagagaatgagaaaaagaggtaTAGAGCTGAACAACAACGATTTGAGTTGAAGCATTCGCGGCAACTTGAAGAAGTTAGAGCTCAGAGTGATGCTACCATTAAGGAATTGGAGCAActacaaaatgaaaagagaaaaatgctGATGGAGCATGAGACATTGAAgttaaaagaacaagaagaagcgTATGGCAAAGAGCTTCGGGAGTGGAAGGCACAATTGAAACCAAGAAAACAG AAGATAGAAGCTGTGCTGGCGGCTGAAATGGAGGCATTGGAAGCTCGTTACCGAGATTATTTGCCCTCTGGTCTTAGTGGTTTCTCTTTACCTTCCTTTGATTATTCTGATATATCACTTCCTAACACCTTGCAAAAATCTTCTCGCTTACCTCGATCTACTCCAAATTCTCCATCTCCGTTTACTATACCTAGAGTCTCTCTTAGACTCACTGGTTCAGATACTACTTCCACAAATGGCACGCTTGTCCGAAGTCGTTCTAAACCAGATTTAATGCCATCTTGTCTGTCCCGTAGATAG
- the LOC127065654 gene encoding STE20-like serine/threonine-protein kinase isoform X4: protein MLLKRNLLTKKLRRPKKQKNTENSISVLPHHPCTCQEQRTSQLPLELEQLGDDSASMRSDGDVKVAEKENLTPLPVSTKKEDSHKREMNRDGEKEDRNKKLRKTESKENMHALNEKKQAPKPPATAENNERRISRDKGPAPPPPSVRQDNKNDEKENCADLANKSSAMESLGQNKVKDDKQQDRNLLSSQSVGVDMEQQKPNTKDQIKIGPSNKNDELDNVDKTNITETVDKALFALSKSKSIEGKQKLTDNVNILTKKSSLDENRKSAPIKPSSSDEWVKPMYNKQSSLEEKNRFQSEASMEEQRKHEKYLIEDNLKNLEQKRKSVEDKLNAVLEKRISMDTQKRISTTSIETLKHASDITSVTLSEKNSMKASSTENIKTDYGLNKVENILTSHSEGSSRNDSLENFSDDFEGKHQRSKWLNKEHRLKGDNKEDKNYERQSSAVNVSVITSTPIRSRSTSRRSSADNIVVITGKSQNEQEVRSNRSTVRITADSPDPSNSLASNVSQVTVVTTHPPVLVDATATTPLLRRSSPTSEVVIVANETNKTQVNENSTDEDGFPSLDSLEYTPQEQPIILMDTSKRVGKKLDESEVIIVSPIVDELQDTSHVSVVTVGDDGERVKDSSISNKHNVVRTGSSHSNLSSIEQISSKSDSGDEISKTSMAVAGATTEIMDLNDVERNSKKMNGLIKSERSIGHRIEDRVVTSTKQKDDYVKSSKEKRVSPDSFEGSRSQSDSGSTRSHTPSKSIDRSDAESISTTISQDSRGSNKENHLSHVQSTEGEEEVVLRRKSDYNRDVSRTPRTKEDIQMMNLKKKTRKRTRKFEIDGVVVTTTTSKVIYGDDENGKVYDDQIFRKQELRELKMLQKMEQKQFQDLSQKSQFNKDQQEKRFEQERQLLERGAEGDLETLARQQRQQIERAEAQQEADLRLASKKIRSEQERELKQFREGLKQELRLLKQEVDLMPKEKRKGAFKVRKEKLEAEHEEREKLFLEKLNESHEMSLRRLSDSHREKIALMERQFLQQKQQLMRAREAAIWELEERQIHERQQLLKRQLKDIFFLQRHQMLIRHEKELEQMKRMNQRKEDELIKRQTVERRNLPKRIRNEMKAREMMFRESMRISMSSAIASDPEAEREKLKKFQENEKKRYRAEQQRFELKHSRQLEEVRAQSDATIKELEQLQNEKRKMLMEHETLKLKEQEEAYGKELREWKAQLKPRKQKIEAVLAAEMEALEARYRDYLPSGLSGFSLPSFDYSDISLPNTLQKSSRLPRSTPNSPSPFTIPRVSLRLTGSDTTSTNGTLVRSRSKPDLMPSCLSRR from the exons ATGTTGTTGAAGAGGAACTTGTTGACGAAGAAGCTGAG AAGAccaaaaaagcaaaaaaacaCAGAGAACAGTATCAGCGTATTG CCCCATCATCCCTGTACTTGTCAG gaGCAGCGTACATCTCAGCTTCCTTTGGAATTGGAACAACTCGGAGATGACTCTGCATCTATGCGCAGTGATGGTGATGTTAAAG TTgctgagaaagaaaatcttactCCGTTACCTGTATCCACGAAAAAAGAGGATAGTCATAAACGGGAGATGAATAGAGATggcgagaaagaagatagaaataagaaattgcGTAAAACTgaatctaaagaaaatatgcacgcattaaacgagaaaaagcag GCACCAAAACCTCCAGCTACAGCTGAAAATAACGAGCGTAGGATATCTAGAGATAAAGGTCCTGCGCCTCCACCTCCGTCGGTTCGCCAAGACaacaaaaatgatgaaaaagagaattgtGCCGATCTGGCAAACAAATCTAGTGCCATGGAATCGTTAGGTCAAAATAAAGTTAAGGATGATAAACAACAAGAtcgtaatttattatcatcgcAATCGGTAGGAGTAGACATGGAACAGCAAAAACCAAATACTAAAGATCAGATAAAGATAGGACCCTCAAATAAGAACGATGAGTTAGACAACGTAGATAAAACTAATATAACAGAAACTGTTGATAAAGCGCTATTTGCCTTGAGTAAATCTAAAAGTAtcgaaggaaaacaaaaattaacggataatgtaaatatattaaccAAAAAATCAAGTTTGGATGAAAACCGAAAGTCAGCTCCTATCAAGCCAAGTTCGTCGGATGAATGGGTAAAGCCAATGTATAACAAACAATCTTCACTCGAAGAGAAGAATag GTTCCAATCAGAAGCTTCGATGGAGGAACAACGCaaacatgaaaaatatttaattgaagATAATCTGAAAAATTTGGAACAAAAACGAAAGTCTGTAGAAGATAAATTGAATGCGGTCTTAGAAAAACGTATTTCTATGGATACGCAAAAAAGGATAAGTACTACGTCCATTGAAACATTAAAGCATGCGTCTGATATAACGAGCGTTACGTTGtcagaaaaaaatagtatGAAAGCAAGCTCTACGGAGAATATTAAGACAGATTATGGTCTGAATAAagtcgaaaatattttgacCAGTCATAGCGAAGGTTCTTCTAGAAATGATTCtttagaaaacttttctgACGATTTTGAAGGTAAACATCAGAGAAGCAAATGGTTAAATAAGGAACACAGATTAAAAGGAGATAATAAAGaggataaaaattatgaacGTCAAAGTTCTGCCGTTAATGTATCTGTAATAACTTCGACACCCATCAGAAGCAGAAGTACATCTCGAAGGAGTAGTGCAGATAACATAGTTGTTATTACTG GTAAATCTCAAAACGAACAAGAGGTACGTTCCAATAGATCAACCGTTCGCATTACAGCTGATTCTCCAGATCCATCTAACAGTCTTGCAAGTAACGTGAGTCAAGTTACCGTTGTCACTACACATCCTCCAGTGTTAGTAGACGCAACAGCTACAACTCCTTTACTACGACGTTCTTCTCCTACCTCGGAGGTAGTTATCGTTGCaaacgaaacaaataaaactcAAGTTAACGAAAATTCGACCGACGAGGACGGTTTCCCTAGTCTGGATAGTTTGGAATATACTCCACAGGAACAACCTATTATTCTTATGGATACTTCCAAACGTGTTGGTAAAAAGTTAGACGAGTCTGAAGTTATTATCGTCAGTCCTATTGTTGACGAATTACAAGATACTAGTCATGTCTCTGTTGTTACCGTTGGCGACGATGGAGAACGAGTAAAAGATTCATCGATAAGTAATAAACATAACGTCGTTAGAACTGGTTCTTCGCACAGCAATTTAAGTTCGATCGAACAGATAAGTTCGAAGAGCGATAGTGGCGATGAAATTAGCAAGACGTCAATGGCAGTTGCAGGAGCTACTACCGAAATTATGGATCTCAATGACGTTgaaagaaattcaaagaaGATGAATGGTTTAATCAAAAGTGAAAGGTCCATTGGTCATCGTATTGAAGACAGAGTCGTAACATcgacgaaacaaaaagatgaTTATGTAAAAagttcgaaagagaaacgtgtCTCACCGGATAGTTTTGAAGGGTCAAGGTCACAGAGTGATTCAGGATCAACCAGATCGCATACACCTAGTAAGAGTATTGATCGTTCCGACGCCGAATCGATTTCTACGACGATAAGTCAAGATAGTCGAGgttcgaataaagaaaatcatttatctCACGTTCAGTCTACAGAAGGTGAGGAGGAAGTTGTCCTACGTCGAAAATCTGATTATAATCGGGATGTATCGCGAACACCTAGAACGAAGGAAGACATACAAATGATgaatttgaagaagaaaacgaggaaACGTACTAGGAAATTCGAAATCGATGGTGTTGTTgttacaacaacaacatcgaAGGTTATATATGGTGATGATGAAAATGGTAAGGTCTATGACGATCAAATATTCCGGAAACAAGAATTACGTGAATTAAAGATGTTACAAAAGATGGAACAAAAACAGTTTCAAGATCTATCACAAAAATCGCAATTTAACAAAGATCAACAAGAGAAACGATTTGAACAGGAAAGACAATTGTTGGAACGTGGTGCTGAAGGAGATTTAGAAACGCTTGCTAGACAACAAAGACAACAAATTGAACGTGCAGAAGCTCAACAAGAAGCCGATCTTAGATTGGCATCGAAAAAGATTCGTAGCGAACAAGAGAGGGAATTGAAACAATTCCGTGAAGGTTTGAAACAGGAATTGCGATTACTCAAACAGGAGGTTGATTTAATgcctaaagaaaaaagaaagggagctTTTAAGGTAAGGAAGGAAAAGCTTGAGGCTGAAcacgaggaaagagaaaagctttTCTTGGAAAAACTTAATGAAAGTCATGAAATGTCATTACGAAGATTATCGGATAGTCATCGTGAAAAAATTGCTTTAATGGAGAGACAATTTCTACAACAGAAGCAGCAATTGATGAGAGCTCGAGAAGCAGCTATTTGGGAACTAGAAGAACGACAGATACACGAAAGACAACAATTGTTGAAGAGACAACTCAAggatattttcttcttgcaGCGACATCAGATGCTGATTAGACATGAAAAGGAATTAgaacaaatgaaaagaatgaatcagagaaaggaagatgaatTGATAAAACGTCAAACGGTAGAGCGTAGAAACTTGCCTAAAAGGattcgaaacgaaatgaaagcgCGTGAGATGATGTTTAGGGAGTCCATGAGAATTTCAATGTCTTCCGCGATTGCGTCGGATCCTGAagctgaaagagaaaaattgaagaagtttcaagagaatgagaaaaagaggtaTAGAGCTGAACAACAACGATTTGAGTTGAAGCATTCGCGGCAACTTGAAGAAGTTAGAGCTCAGAGTGATGCTACCATTAAGGAATTGGAGCAActacaaaatgaaaagagaaaaatgctGATGGAGCATGAGACATTGAAgttaaaagaacaagaagaagcgTATGGCAAAGAGCTTCGGGAGTGGAAGGCACAATTGAAACCAAGAAAACAG AAGATAGAAGCTGTGCTGGCGGCTGAAATGGAGGCATTGGAAGCTCGTTACCGAGATTATTTGCCCTCTGGTCTTAGTGGTTTCTCTTTACCTTCCTTTGATTATTCTGATATATCACTTCCTAACACCTTGCAAAAATCTTCTCGCTTACCTCGATCTACTCCAAATTCTCCATCTCCGTTTACTATACCTAGAGTCTCTCTTAGACTCACTGGTTCAGATACTACTTCCACAAATGGCACGCTTGTCCGAAGTCGTTCTAAACCAGATTTAATGCCATCTTGTCTGTCCCGTAGATAG